From one Bos indicus x Bos taurus breed Angus x Brahman F1 hybrid chromosome 7, Bos_hybrid_MaternalHap_v2.0, whole genome shotgun sequence genomic stretch:
- the HAPLN1 gene encoding hyaluronan and proteoglycan link protein 1: protein MKSLLLLVLISFCWADHHSDNYTVDHDRVIHIQAENGPRLLVEAEQAKVFSRRGGNVTLPCKFYRDPTAFGSGTHKIRIKWTKLTSDYLKEVDVFVSMGYHKKTYGGYHGRVFLKGGSDNDASLVITDLTLEDYGRYKCEVIEGLEDDTAVVALDLQGVVFPYFPRLGRYNLNFHEAQQACLDQDAVIASFDQLYDAWRSGLDWCNAGWLSDGSVQYPITKPREPCGGQNTVPGVRNYGFWDKDKSRYDVFCFTSNFNGRFYYLIHPTKLTYDEAVQACLNDGAQIAKVGQIFAAWKLLGYDRCDAGWLADGSVRYPISRPRRRCSPSEAAVRFVGFPDKKHKLYGVYCFRAYN, encoded by the exons CAGAAAATGGCCCCCGTCTACTGGTGGAAGCAGAACAAGCCAAGGTGTTCTCACGTAGAGGTGGCAATGTTACACTGCCATGTAAATTTTACCGAGACCCTACAGCATTTGGCTCAGGAACCCACAAAATCCGGATTAAGTGGACCAAGCTAACTTCAGATTACCTCAAGGAAGTGGATGTCTTTGTTTCCATGGGATACCACAAGAAAACCTATGGAGGCTACCATGGTAGAGTGTTTCTGAAAGGAGGCAGCGATAATGATGCTTCTCTGGTGATCACAGACCTTACTCTGGAGGATTATGGGAGATATAAGTGTGAGGTGATTGAAGGATTAGAAGATGATACTGCTGTGGTAGCATTAGATTTACAAG GTGTAGTATTCCCTTATTTTCCACGATTGGGGCGCTACAATCTCAATTTTCATGAGGCACAGCAGGCTTGTCTGGACCAGGATGCTGTGATTGCCTCCTTTGATCAGCTGTATGATGCCTGGCGGAGTGGGCTGGACTGGTGCAACGCTGGCTGGCTCAGTGATGGGTCTGTGCAATATCCCATCACAAAACCCAGAGAACCCTGTGGAGGCCAGAACACAGTCCCTGGCGTCAGGAACTACGGGTTTTGGGACAAAGATAAAAGCAGATATGATGTCTTCTGTTTTACATCCAATTTCAATG gCCGATTTTACTACCTGATCCACCCCACCAAGCTGACCTACGACGAAGCGGTGCAGGCTTGTCTCAATGATGGTGCTCAGATTGCTAAAGTGGGCCAGATATTCGCTGCCTGGAAACTTCTGGGATATGACCGTTGCGATGCAGGCTGGTTGGCAGACGGCAGTGTCCGCTACCCCATCTCTAGGCCAAGAAGGCGCTGCAGTCCTAGCGAGGCTGCAGTGCGCTTCGTGGGTTTCCCAGACAAAAAGCATAAGCTGTATGGTGTCTACTGCTTCAGAGCATACAACTGA